The Megalobrama amblycephala isolate DHTTF-2021 linkage group LG7, ASM1881202v1, whole genome shotgun sequence genome window below encodes:
- the btbd3a gene encoding BTB/POZ domain-containing protein 3a, which produces MAAELFPAKKLPTVTATAVQQYQQQNVSNNNTIQGCNWQGLYPTIRERNSVMFNNELMADIHFVVGPPGGTQRVPGHKYVLAVGSSVFHAMFYGELAEDKDEIRIPDVEPPSFLAMLKYIYCDEIDLCADTVLATLYAAKKYIVPHLARACVNFLETSLSARNACVLLSQSCLFEEPDLTQRCWEVIDAQAELALRSEGFCDIDTQTLESILRRETLNAKEMVVFEAALSWAEAECHRQELQPTIENKRLVLGKAIYLIRIPAMALDDFANGVAQSGVLTLTETNDIFLWYTAAKKPELKFVCKPRKGLTPQKCHRFQSCAYRSNQWRYRGRCDSIQFAVDKRVFIAGFGLYGSSCGSAEYQAKIELKRQGVTLGVAIIKYFSDGSSNTFPVFFEYPVQIEPDTFYTASVVLDGNELSYFGQEGMTEVQCGKVTFQFQCSSDSTNGTGVQGGQIPELIFYA; this is translated from the exons ATGGCCGCTGAGCTATTTCCTGCCAAAAAACTGCCCACTGTCACAGCCACCGCTGTCCAGCAGTACCAACAGCAGAACGTCAGCAACAACAACACTATTCAGGGATGTAACTGGCAAGGCTTGTATCCCACGATCAGAGAGAG AAACTCAGTCATGTTCAACAACGAGCTGATGGCCGATATTCATTTTGTGGTGGGGCCCCCTGGAGGAACCCAGAGAGTCCCGGGACACAAG tATGTCCTGGCTGTGGGCAGTTCTGTATTTCACGCCATGTTCTACGGAGAACTGGCTGAAGATAAGGATGAGATCCGGATCCCTGATGTGGAGCCTCCTTCTTTCCTTGCCATGCTAAA GTATATCTACTGCGATGAGATCGACCTGTGTGCAGACACCGTCCTCGCCACACTGTACGCCGCCAAAAAATACATTGTTCCCCACTTGGCCCGCGCTTGCGTCAACTTCCTGGAGACCAGCCTGAGCGCTCGAAACGCCTGCGTCCTGCTCTCTCAGAGCTGCCTGTTCGAGGAGCCCGACCTCACTCAGCGCTGCTGGGAGGTTATCGACGCACAGGCCGAACTCGCCCTCCGCTCGGAGGGATTCTGCGACATCGACACTCAGACTTTGGAGAGCATCCTGCGCCGTGAGACGCTCAACGCCAAGGAGATGGTGGTGTTCGAAGCGGCGTTGAGCTGGGCGGAGGCCGAGTGTCACCGACAGGAACTCCAGCCAACCATCGAGAATAAACGGCTTGTTTTGGGAAAGGCCATCTATCTGATACGGATCCCGGCGATGGCGCTCGACGATTTCGCTAATGGCGTTGCTCAGTCGGGCGTGTTGACGCTCACCGAGACCAACGATATTTTCCTGTGGTACACGGCGGCCAAGAAACCGGAGCTGAAGTTCGTCTGCAAACCACGGAAAGGGTTGACGCCGCAGAAGTGCCACCGCTTTCAGTCGTGCGCGTACCGCAGCAATCAGTGGCGGTACCGCGGGCGCTGCGACAGCATCCAGTTCGCCGTGGACAAGCGCGTCTTCATCGCCGGGTTTGGGTTGTACGGCTCCAGCTGCGGTTCGGCGGAGTACCAGGCCAAAATCGAGCTGAAGCGCCAAGGAGTGACGCTCGGCGTCGCCATCATCAAATACTTCTCCGACGGCTCCAGCAACACCTTCCCTGTGTTCTTCGAGTACCCGGTGCAGATCGAACCGGATACCTTCTACACGGCCAGCGTGGTTCTGGACGGGAACGAGCTGAGTTATTTTGGCCAGGAGGGCATGACCGAGGTCCAGTGTGGGAAGGTGACCTTCCAGTTCCAGTGCTCGTCGGACAGCACCAACGGGACGGGTGTGCAAGGGGGGCAGATACCTGAACTCATATTTTATGCTTGA